The following coding sequences are from one Mustelus asterias unplaced genomic scaffold, sMusAst1.hap1.1 HAP1_SCAFFOLD_4277, whole genome shotgun sequence window:
- the LOC144491039 gene encoding plexin-B1-like, with protein sequence TPMLDDVEDGGVKYWHLVKPLEEPEIVRPRRSSVRERERAKAIPEIYLTRLLSMKGIHQKFVDDVFQVVLGSGHTVPLAVKFFFDYLDDQAARHGIVDPEIIHIWKTNSLPLRFWLNILKNPHFIFDIQVSDNVDAALSVIAQTFIDSCTTTEHKVGRDSPINKLLYAKEIPRYRQMVEKYYADIRLLPSASYQEMNSALTEMSANCGPPLNSTVALHELYKYISKFYDQIMIALEGDPLAQKMQLSCRLQQVAAVVENKVTDL encoded by the exons AGACTCCGATGTTGGATGATGTTGAGGACGGGGGTGTGAAATATTGGCACCTGGTCAAACCCCTTGAGGAGCCTGAGATAGTCCGGCCCAGACGGAGCAGCGTCCGGGAGAGGGAGCGGGCCAAGGCCATCCCAGAAATCTACCTGACCCGGCTGCTGTCCATGAAG GGGATACACCAGAAGTTTGTTGATGATGTATTCCAGGTGGTTCTGGGCAGCGGACACACCGTCCCGCTGGCCGTCAAATTTTTCTTTGACTATCTGGATGACCAGGCAGCGCGTCACGGGATCGTGGATCCGGAGATCATCCACATCTGGAAAACCAACAG TTTGCCGTTACGGTTCTGGTTGAATATCCTGAAGAATCCACACTTCATTTTCGATATCCAGGTGTCAGACAATGtggatgctgcactgtctgtcATCGCTCAGACCTTCATCGACTCCTGCACAACTACAGAGCACAAAGTGGGCCGG GATTCACCAATTAACAAGCTTTTATACGCGAAGGAGATTCCCCGCTACAGACAGATGGTGGAGAA ATATTACGCTGATATTCGCCTCTTGCCCTCAGCAAGTTACCAGGAAATGAACTCGGCGCTGACGGAAATGTCTGCT AACTGTGGTCCACCATTGAATAGCACTGTTGCCCTTCACGAACTCTACAAATACATCAGCAAATTCTACGACCAG ATAATGATCGCTCTGGAAGGCGACCCATTGGCACAGAAAATGCAACTGTCTTGTCGACTGCAGCAAGTGGCTGCCGTGGTGGAGAACAAAGTGACGGATTTGTAG